The following are from one region of the Methyloversatilis discipulorum genome:
- the glnA gene encoding type I glutamate--ammonia ligase, whose amino-acid sequence MTTAKQVLDIIKEKEVKFVDFRFTDTRGKEQHVGVPISAFGEDKFTEGHAFDGSSIAGWKGIQASDMLLMPDPETAFIDPFFDETTLVISCDVVEPSDGKGYDRDPRSIAKRAEAYLKSSGLGDTAYFGPEPEFFIFDSVEWNIDMSGCRVQIFSEEAAWSSGEKFESGNTGHRPAVKGGYFPVPPVDSHNDIRAAMVLALEAVGIPVEVHHHEVATAGQNEIGTKFNTLVRRADWTQTLKYIVHNVAHSYGKTATFMPKPIVGDNGSGMHVHQSIWKDGKNLFAGNGYAGLSEFALYYIGGIIKHAKALNAITNPGTNSYKRLVPHYEAPVKLAYSARNRSASIRIPHVASDKARRIETRFPDPLANPYLCFAALMMAGLDGVQNKIHPGDPADKNLYDLPPEEDKLIPTVCASLDEALAALEADHAFLTKGGVFSEDFIAAYIELKMGEVNRTRMTTHPVEFDMYYSL is encoded by the coding sequence ATGACCACCGCGAAGCAGGTTCTCGACATCATCAAGGAAAAGGAAGTCAAGTTCGTCGACTTCCGTTTCACCGACACCCGTGGCAAGGAACAGCACGTCGGCGTGCCCATCAGCGCGTTCGGCGAAGACAAGTTCACCGAAGGTCACGCGTTTGATGGTTCGTCGATCGCCGGCTGGAAGGGCATCCAGGCTTCCGACATGCTGCTGATGCCGGATCCGGAAACCGCCTTCATCGACCCGTTCTTCGACGAAACCACGCTGGTCATCAGCTGCGACGTGGTCGAACCGTCGGACGGCAAGGGCTACGACCGTGACCCGCGCTCGATCGCCAAGCGTGCCGAGGCCTACCTGAAGTCCTCCGGCCTGGGCGACACCGCCTACTTCGGTCCGGAACCCGAATTCTTCATCTTCGACAGCGTCGAGTGGAACATCGACATGTCGGGCTGCCGTGTGCAGATCTTCTCGGAAGAAGCCGCCTGGTCGTCGGGCGAGAAGTTCGAGAGCGGCAACACCGGTCACCGTCCGGCAGTGAAGGGCGGCTACTTCCCGGTTCCGCCGGTCGATTCGCACAACGACATCCGTGCCGCCATGGTGCTGGCACTGGAAGCCGTCGGCATCCCGGTCGAAGTGCATCACCACGAAGTGGCGACCGCCGGCCAGAACGAGATCGGCACCAAGTTCAACACGCTGGTCCGCCGCGCCGACTGGACGCAGACCCTGAAGTACATCGTGCACAACGTCGCCCACAGCTACGGCAAGACCGCGACCTTCATGCCCAAGCCCATCGTCGGTGACAACGGCTCCGGCATGCACGTGCACCAGTCGATCTGGAAGGACGGCAAGAACCTGTTCGCGGGCAACGGCTACGCCGGCCTGTCCGAGTTCGCGCTGTACTACATCGGCGGCATCATCAAGCACGCCAAGGCGCTGAACGCGATCACCAACCCGGGTACCAACTCGTACAAGCGTCTGGTTCCGCACTACGAAGCACCGGTCAAGCTGGCCTACTCGGCGCGCAACCGCTCGGCTTCGATCCGCATCCCGCACGTCGCGTCGGACAAGGCTCGTCGCATCGAAACCCGCTTCCCGGATCCGCTGGCCAACCCCTACCTGTGTTTCGCCGCGCTGATGATGGCGGGCCTGGACGGCGTGCAGAACAAGATCCACCCGGGCGACCCGGCCGACAAGAACCTGTACGACCTGCCGCCGGAAGAGGACAAGCTCATCCCGACCGTCTGCGCCAGCCTGGACGAAGCCCTGGCCGCGCTGGAAGCCGATCACGCCTTCCTGACCAAGGGTGGCGTGTTCTCGGAAGACTTCATCGCTGCCTACATCGAGCTGAAGATGGGCGAAGTCAACCGCACCCGCATGACGACCCACCCGGTCGAGTTCGACATGTACTACAGCCTCTGA
- the glnL gene encoding nitrogen regulation protein NR(II): protein MSLPSPRTPTRVWPDRFNGLELLASAVALLDAERNIVYLNPAAENLFAVSSSKLVGKHCERLIGPEHGLDTALDNALAKDWSYTGHNLTVQRLLGGPLQLDCTVSPVHADAARILLEFRPIDQQLRVAREEQLLQQQQANRELIRNLAHEIKNPLGGIRGAAQLLEGELERPDQREYTQVIIKESDRLQDLMNRLLHSHRAMQVSSVSVHEVLERVRLLIGAEFPKVTVQRDYDTSLPDLVADREQLIQVVLNIARNAAQAMQGDGVIRLRTRAYRQATLVKRRHKLALELQVIDNGPGIPEELLDRIFYPLVSGRDGGTGLGLTLAQSFVHQHHGTIEVQSRPGHTVFTILLPFKQGTTEKP from the coding sequence ATGAGCCTGCCCTCGCCCCGTACCCCCACCCGCGTCTGGCCCGACCGCTTCAACGGGCTCGAACTTCTCGCCAGTGCGGTCGCGCTGCTCGACGCGGAACGCAACATCGTCTATCTGAATCCGGCCGCGGAAAACCTGTTCGCGGTCAGTTCGTCCAAGCTGGTCGGCAAGCACTGCGAACGCCTGATCGGCCCCGAGCACGGCCTGGACACCGCACTGGACAATGCGCTGGCCAAGGACTGGAGCTATACCGGCCACAACCTCACGGTGCAGCGTCTGCTCGGCGGTCCGCTGCAGCTCGACTGCACGGTGTCGCCGGTGCATGCCGATGCCGCTCGCATCCTGCTCGAGTTCCGGCCTATCGACCAGCAACTGCGCGTTGCGCGCGAGGAACAGCTGCTGCAGCAGCAACAGGCCAACCGTGAGCTGATCCGCAACCTCGCGCATGAAATCAAGAATCCGCTGGGCGGTATCCGCGGTGCCGCACAGCTGCTCGAGGGCGAGCTTGAGCGGCCCGACCAGCGCGAGTACACGCAGGTCATCATCAAGGAATCGGACCGGCTGCAGGATCTGATGAACCGGCTGCTGCATTCGCACCGCGCGATGCAGGTCAGTTCGGTCAGCGTGCATGAGGTGCTGGAACGCGTGCGCCTGCTGATCGGTGCCGAATTCCCGAAGGTGACGGTGCAGCGCGACTATGACACCAGCCTGCCCGATCTGGTGGCCGACCGCGAACAGCTGATCCAGGTGGTGCTCAACATCGCCCGCAACGCGGCGCAGGCCATGCAGGGCGACGGCGTGATCCGGCTGCGTACGCGCGCCTACCGTCAGGCCACGCTGGTGAAGCGGCGCCACAAGCTGGCACTCGAATTGCAAGTGATCGACAACGGCCCCGGCATCCCGGAGGAACTGCTCGATCGCATCTTCTATCCGCTGGTGTCCGGCCGCGATGGCGGCACCGGCCTCGGGCTGACGCTGGCGCAGAGCTTCGTGCACCAGCACCACGGCACCATCGAGGTGCAGAGCCGGCCCGGCCACACAGTTTTCACAATACTTCTGCCCTTCAAGCAGGGCACGACGGAGAAACCATGA
- a CDS encoding rhodanese-like domain-containing protein: protein MATLGQILGLARERAQQLQLPYAGAVTPAEAYELLKLAPGARIVDVRTSAEWQWVGEVPDSVQIEWNMSNGQRNPDFLTQLKHQVDPEALVMFLCRSGGRSHGAAAAAAEAGYSNAYNILEGFEGDADANGHRNTVGGWRKAGLPWHQG from the coding sequence ATGGCAACACTCGGACAAATCCTCGGACTCGCGCGCGAGCGCGCGCAGCAGCTGCAACTGCCCTATGCCGGCGCGGTCACACCGGCCGAAGCATACGAACTGTTGAAACTGGCCCCCGGCGCCCGCATCGTTGACGTGCGCACGTCGGCCGAATGGCAATGGGTGGGCGAGGTGCCGGATTCGGTGCAGATCGAATGGAATATGTCCAACGGTCAGCGCAATCCCGATTTCCTGACCCAGCTGAAGCACCAGGTCGATCCGGAGGCGCTGGTCATGTTCCTGTGCCGCAGCGGCGGACGTTCGCACGGCGCGGCCGCGGCTGCCGCCGAAGCCGGTTACAGCAACGCCTACAACATCCTCGAAGGCTTCGAGGGTGACGCCGACGCCAACGGCCACCGCAATACGGTCGGCGGCTGGCGCAAGGCCGGACTGCCCTGGCACCAGGGCTGA
- a CDS encoding DUF4124 domain-containing protein — MFRGFNRILIATAAALAALPASADVYKCVDADGHVTYTNDKSRARGCKLLSSEMPVSSVPGPAATTPKPAAPSGGFPSVSGDQQKARDSERRRILEAELDTETKNLEAARKALTEGEAVRLGDERNYQKYLDRIQGLKDNVALHERNVDALRKEISKLP; from the coding sequence ATGTTCCGAGGTTTCAACCGCATCCTGATTGCCACCGCGGCCGCGCTTGCGGCGCTGCCGGCATCGGCTGACGTCTACAAGTGCGTCGATGCCGATGGTCACGTCACCTATACCAACGACAAGTCGCGTGCGCGCGGCTGCAAGCTGCTGTCCAGCGAAATGCCGGTCAGTTCGGTGCCCGGGCCGGCGGCGACTACGCCCAAGCCGGCAGCCCCGTCAGGCGGCTTCCCGAGCGTCAGCGGCGACCAGCAGAAGGCGCGCGACAGCGAACGCCGGCGCATACTCGAAGCCGAGCTCGACACCGAAACGAAGAATCTCGAAGCGGCGCGCAAGGCGCTCACCGAGGGCGAAGCGGTGCGACTGGGCGATGAGCGCAACTACCAGAAGTATCTCGATCGCATCCAGGGGCTCAAGGACAATGTCGCTCTGCACGAACGCAACGTCGACGCGCTGCGCAAGGAGATTTCCAAACTGCCCTGA
- the ntrC gene encoding nitrogen regulation protein NR(I), whose product MNPVWIVDDDRSIRWVLEKALARESIPFEAYSTAQEALDALDAGGQPQVLVSDIRMPGESGLSLLEKVKARHPSLPVIIMTAYSDLDSAVAAFQGGAFEYLPKPFDVDHAIELVRRAIEESMHQGGAPAEADMAPEILGKAASMQDVFRAIGRLAQSHATVLINGESGTGKELVARALHRHSPRREAPFIAINTAAIPRDLLESELFGHERGAFTGATATRRGRFEQADGGTLFLDEIGDMPPELQTRLLRVLSDGHFYRVGGHSPIKSNVRVIAATHQNLEDRVKQGLFREDLFHRLNVIRLRIPPLRERREDIVLLAQHFMTKSAQELGVDAKRLSEPAMRYLQGLDFPGNVRQLENLCHWLTVMAPGQTVDVKDLPAELRAQPAREVTGDWVASLAAEVDRLIALKQPALFDHLVQEFERTLIRRALASTGGRRIESAQLLGIGRNTITRKIQELNIEGGRDADGDSE is encoded by the coding sequence ATGAATCCGGTCTGGATCGTCGATGACGACCGCTCGATACGATGGGTGCTGGAAAAGGCCCTTGCACGCGAGTCCATTCCCTTTGAAGCCTATTCCACCGCGCAGGAGGCGCTCGACGCACTCGATGCCGGCGGCCAGCCGCAGGTGCTGGTTTCCGACATCCGCATGCCGGGCGAGTCCGGATTGTCCCTGCTGGAGAAAGTGAAGGCGCGTCACCCCAGTCTGCCGGTCATCATCATGACGGCGTATTCGGATCTCGACAGCGCGGTCGCCGCCTTCCAGGGCGGGGCCTTCGAATACCTGCCCAAGCCTTTCGACGTCGATCACGCGATCGAACTCGTCCGGCGTGCAATCGAAGAAAGCATGCACCAGGGTGGGGCGCCGGCGGAAGCCGACATGGCGCCGGAAATCCTCGGCAAGGCGGCGTCGATGCAGGACGTGTTCCGCGCCATCGGACGGCTCGCGCAGAGTCACGCCACCGTGCTGATCAACGGCGAATCGGGCACCGGCAAGGAACTGGTGGCGCGCGCGCTGCACCGGCACAGTCCGCGCCGCGAAGCGCCCTTCATCGCGATCAACACCGCGGCCATTCCGCGCGACCTGCTCGAATCAGAACTGTTCGGCCACGAGCGCGGCGCCTTCACCGGCGCTACCGCGACCCGACGCGGCCGCTTCGAACAGGCCGACGGCGGCACGCTCTTCCTCGACGAAATCGGCGACATGCCGCCGGAACTGCAGACCCGCTTGCTGCGCGTGCTGTCCGACGGCCACTTCTACCGCGTCGGCGGCCATTCGCCGATCAAGTCGAATGTGCGCGTGATTGCGGCTACCCACCAGAACCTCGAAGACCGGGTGAAGCAGGGGCTGTTCCGCGAGGATCTGTTCCACCGGCTGAACGTGATCCGACTGCGCATTCCGCCGCTGCGCGAGCGGCGCGAGGACATCGTGCTGCTGGCCCAGCACTTCATGACGAAGAGCGCGCAGGAACTGGGCGTCGATGCCAAGCGCCTGTCCGAGCCGGCGATGCGCTACCTGCAGGGGCTGGATTTCCCCGGCAACGTGCGCCAGCTGGAGAACCTGTGCCACTGGCTCACCGTCATGGCGCCCGGCCAGACGGTGGACGTGAAGGACCTGCCGGCCGAACTGCGCGCCCAGCCGGCGCGCGAAGTGACTGGCGACTGGGTCGCTTCGCTCGCCGCCGAGGTCGATCGCCTGATCGCGCTGAAGCAGCCGGCGCTGTTCGACCATCTGGTGCAGGAGTTCGAGCGCACGCTGATCCGCCGCGCGCTGGCCAGTACCGGCGGCCGCCGCATCGAGTCAGCGCAGCTGCTGGGCATCGGTCGCAACACCATCACGCGCAAGATCCAGGAGCTGAACATCGAAGGCGGGCGCGACGCCGACGGCGACAGCGAGTGA